The Epinephelus lanceolatus isolate andai-2023 chromosome 14, ASM4190304v1, whole genome shotgun sequence genome has a window encoding:
- the creg2 gene encoding protein CREG2 produces the protein MRARYFPLALFASVLCLSHSYTLRSSVSWVVSSNDVVEDADLSEEVAPALLVDSAGLWKQAYPSSNVLGDSVESPGELVKPEDDNVAQLSSRLFSYRLEKVKKSGSSSPPPHQETARTARYIAHYSDWGHLATISTQDKIKGLPFGNIFSVSDGPLDNSTGVIYFYVTPMDNTVSDLKNNPYASLTFSEAEGEFCRQMVYDPEDPRCARLTLTGKMVEVAPEELAFAKEAMFTRHPVMTKWPVGHKWFFMKLELIQVWLQDWVGGVALIPLEDYFKATPF, from the exons ATGAGGGCCCGTTACTTTCCCCTGGCACTGTTTGCCAGCGTCCTGTGCTTGAGTCACAGCTACACCCTGAGGAGCTCCGTGTCCTGGGTCGTCTCCTCCAACGATGTGGTGGAGGACGCGGACCTGTCGGAGGAGGTCGCCCCGGCGCTGCTGGTGGACAGTGCGGGGCTGTGGAAGCAGGCGTACCCGTCCTCAAACGTCCTCGGAGACAGCGTGGAGAGCCCCGGGGAGCTGGTCAAGCCCGAAGACGACAATGTGGCGCAGCTCTCCTCCCGTCTGTTCTCATACCGGCTGGAGAAGGTGAAGAAGTCCGGCAGCAGCAGTCCTCCCCCGCACCAGGAGACCGCCAGGACTGCTAGATACATAGCTCACTACAGTGACTGGGGACATCTGGCCACCATTTCAACTCAAGACAAG ATCAAAGGTCTCCCCTTTGGGAACATCTTCTCCGTCAGTGATGGACCGCTGGACAACAGCACCGGAGTCATCTATTTTTATGTGACTCCGATGGACAACACTGTGTCAGACCTGAAGAATAACCCCTACGCTTCTCTCACGTTCTCAGAGGCTGAGGGAGAATTCTGTAG GCAAATGGTGTATGATCCAGAAGATCCAAGATGTGCTCGACTCACTCTAACAGGCAAGATGGTGGAGGTGGCCCCAGAGGAGCTCGCGTTTGCCAAGGAGGCAATGTTCACAAG ACATCCTGTGATGACAAAGTGGCCAGTGGGACACAAGTGGTTCTTCATGAAGCTGGAGTTGATCCAGGTCTGGCTGCAGGACTGGGTCGGAGGCGTAGCGCTCATTCCACTGGAGGACTACTTTAAAGCTACTCCTTTCTGA